Proteins from a genomic interval of Drosophila willistoni isolate 14030-0811.24 chromosome 2L unlocalized genomic scaffold, UCI_dwil_1.1 Seg139, whole genome shotgun sequence:
- the LOC6638278 gene encoding uncharacterized protein LOC6638278 has product MCLYLGVMEHLVDVVAYCVCRVLELSLFTVIMIFGSTKSKLELTDDHQ; this is encoded by the coding sequence ATGTGTCTATATTTGGGAGTCATGGAACATTTGGTCGACGTTGTCGCCTATTGTGTGTGCCGTGTGCTGGAACTATCATTGTTCACCGTAATTATGATTTTTGGCTCGACCAAATCGAAATTAGAATTGACTGATGACCACCAATGA
- the LOC6638277 gene encoding uncharacterized protein LOC6638277 isoform X2: MDNVPQNPHMDKPNIQLGKRSKLGKSHMVDKRVSFKHVVEIISFNDNWKMQMSESQLSSEEDQGKRSMLQRNY; this comes from the exons ATGGACAATGTGCCACAAAATCCCCACATGGATAAACCAAATATTCAG CTGGGCAAACGGTCTAAACTAGGCAAATCGCATATGGTGGATAAAAGGGTTTCCTTCAAACATGTTGTGGAAATTATCTCCTTTAATGATAACTGGAAAATGCAAATGAGCGAGAGTCAATTGTCCTCGGAAGAAGATCAG GGCAAGCGTTCAATGTTACAGCGCAACTACTAA
- the LOC6638277 gene encoding uncharacterized protein LOC6638277 isoform X1, with product MDNVPQNPHMDKPNIQVDSVVYDYMKYPNNKSVKLGKRSKLGKSHMVDKRVSFKHVVEIISFNDNWKMQMSESQLSSEEDQGKRSMLQRNY from the exons ATGGACAATGTGCCACAAAATCCCCACATGGATAAACCAAATATTCAGGTAGATAGCGTCGTCTATGATTATATGAAATATCCCAATAACAAATCAGTGAAGCTGGGCAAACGGTCTAAACTAGGCAAATCGCATATGGTGGATAAAAGGGTTTCCTTCAAACATGTTGTGGAAATTATCTCCTTTAATGATAACTGGAAAATGCAAATGAGCGAGAGTCAATTGTCCTCGGAAGAAGATCAG GGCAAGCGTTCAATGTTACAGCGCAACTACTAA